The proteins below are encoded in one region of Dasypus novemcinctus isolate mDasNov1 chromosome 13, mDasNov1.1.hap2, whole genome shotgun sequence:
- the NPHS2 gene encoding podocin isoform X1, which translates to MERRARSSSREARGRGGRSPHKESKGGKAGKGSGGRGRREAGPERPGSGRARSPGEPRAPAATVVDVDEVRGSGEEGTEVMALLESERPEEGAKSSGLGACEWLLVLTSLLFIIVTFPFSIWFCIKVVQEYERVIIFRLGHLLPGRAKGPGLFFFLPCLDTYHKVDLRLQTLEIPFHEVVTKDMFIMEIDAICYYRMENATLLLSSLTHVSKAVQYLVETTMKRLLAHRCLTEILLERKSIAQDVKVALDSVTCIWGIKVERTEIKDVRLPAGLQHSLAVEAEAQRQAKVRMIAAEGEKAASESLRMAAEILSGTPAAVQLRYLHTLQSLSTDKPSTVVLPLPFDLLNFLSSPSNRTQGSIPYPNPSKPVEPLNPKKKDSPML; encoded by the exons ATGGAGAGGAGGGCGCGGAGCTCCTCCAGAGAGGCCCGCGGGCGAGGCGGCAGGTCCCCGCACAAAGAGAGCAAGGGCGGGAAGGCCGGCAAGGGCAGCGGAGGCCGCGGGCGCCGGGAGGCTGGGCCCGAGAGGCCGGGCTCCGGACGCGCGCGGAGCCCGGGGGAGCCCCGAGCGCCGGCCGCCACCGTGGTGGACGTGGATGAGGTCCGGGGCTCGGGCGAGGAGGGCACCGAGGTGATGGCGCTGCTGGAGAGTGAGCGGCCGGAGGAAG gtgccAAGTCCTCTGGTTTAGGAGCCTGTGAGTGGCTTCTTGTCCTCACATCCCTGCTCTTCATCATCGTGACCTTCCCTTTTTCTATCTGGTTCTGCATAAAG GTTGTACAGGAGTATGAGAGAGTAATTATATTCCGACTGGGACATCTGCTTCCTGGAAGAGCCAAAGGCCCTG gccttttcttctttctgccctGCCTGGACACCTACCACAAGGTGGACCTTCGGCTCCAAACCTTGGAGATACCCTTTCATGAG GTTGTGACTAAAGACATGTTTATAATGGAAATAGATGCCATCTGCTACTACCGAATGGAAAATGCCACTCTTCTCCTAAGCAGTCTTACTCATGTGTCCAAAGCTGTCCAATATCTTGTGGAAACCACTATGAAGCGTCTCTTGGCACATCGATGCCTCACTGAAATTCTTCTAGAGAGGAAGAGCATTGCCCAAGATGTGAAG GTCGCCTTGGATTCTGTTACCTGCATTTGGGGAATCAAAGTGGAGAGAACAGAAAT TAAGGATGTGAGGTTGCCAGCCGGGCTCCAGCACTCACTGGCTGTGGAAGCAGAGGCTCAAAGACAGGCCAAAGTGCGG ATGATCGCTGCAGAAGGAGAGAAGGCTGCCTCAGAGTCCCTGAGGATGGCTGCTGAGATTCTGTCTGGCACCCCAGCTGCAGTTCAGCTTCGATACCTCCACACTCTCCAGTCCTTATCCACAGACAAACCTTCCACTGTGGTCTTACCTTTGCCATTTGATCTGCTAAATTTCCTGTCTTCTCCCAGCAATAGAACTCAAGGAAGCATCCCCTACCCAAATCCTTCCAAACCTGTTGAGCCACTAAACCCTAAAAAGAAAGACTCTCCTATGTTATAG
- the NPHS2 gene encoding podocin isoform X2 — translation MTEKPCRSPCLVLPLFSGAKSSGLGACEWLLVLTSLLFIIVTFPFSIWFCIKVVQEYERVIIFRLGHLLPGRAKGPGLFFFLPCLDTYHKVDLRLQTLEIPFHEVVTKDMFIMEIDAICYYRMENATLLLSSLTHVSKAVQYLVETTMKRLLAHRCLTEILLERKSIAQDVKVALDSVTCIWGIKVERTEIKDVRLPAGLQHSLAVEAEAQRQAKVRMIAAEGEKAASESLRMAAEILSGTPAAVQLRYLHTLQSLSTDKPSTVVLPLPFDLLNFLSSPSNRTQGSIPYPNPSKPVEPLNPKKKDSPML, via the exons ATGACTGAAAAGCCCTGCCGGTCCCCTTGCCTGGTGCTGCCTCTATTTTCTG gtgccAAGTCCTCTGGTTTAGGAGCCTGTGAGTGGCTTCTTGTCCTCACATCCCTGCTCTTCATCATCGTGACCTTCCCTTTTTCTATCTGGTTCTGCATAAAG GTTGTACAGGAGTATGAGAGAGTAATTATATTCCGACTGGGACATCTGCTTCCTGGAAGAGCCAAAGGCCCTG gccttttcttctttctgccctGCCTGGACACCTACCACAAGGTGGACCTTCGGCTCCAAACCTTGGAGATACCCTTTCATGAG GTTGTGACTAAAGACATGTTTATAATGGAAATAGATGCCATCTGCTACTACCGAATGGAAAATGCCACTCTTCTCCTAAGCAGTCTTACTCATGTGTCCAAAGCTGTCCAATATCTTGTGGAAACCACTATGAAGCGTCTCTTGGCACATCGATGCCTCACTGAAATTCTTCTAGAGAGGAAGAGCATTGCCCAAGATGTGAAG GTCGCCTTGGATTCTGTTACCTGCATTTGGGGAATCAAAGTGGAGAGAACAGAAAT TAAGGATGTGAGGTTGCCAGCCGGGCTCCAGCACTCACTGGCTGTGGAAGCAGAGGCTCAAAGACAGGCCAAAGTGCGG ATGATCGCTGCAGAAGGAGAGAAGGCTGCCTCAGAGTCCCTGAGGATGGCTGCTGAGATTCTGTCTGGCACCCCAGCTGCAGTTCAGCTTCGATACCTCCACACTCTCCAGTCCTTATCCACAGACAAACCTTCCACTGTGGTCTTACCTTTGCCATTTGATCTGCTAAATTTCCTGTCTTCTCCCAGCAATAGAACTCAAGGAAGCATCCCCTACCCAAATCCTTCCAAACCTGTTGAGCCACTAAACCCTAAAAAGAAAGACTCTCCTATGTTATAG